One Salvia miltiorrhiza cultivar Shanhuang (shh) unplaced genomic scaffold, IMPLAD_Smil_shh original_scaffold_386, whole genome shotgun sequence genomic window carries:
- the LOC131004346 gene encoding uncharacterized protein LOC131004346 isoform X12, which translates to MDYNDNDYEGQNLHLAGEESSKISVLRPFALPKFDFDDSLHGHLRFDSLVENEVFLGIPSQEDNHWIEDFSRGGNGIEFSSSAAESCALRRHINVWSEATSSESVEMLLKAVGQEEMVPGEKMIEESDPGETRLIENNSRDAHKVDDVDDGIPSLPPAEVVGFSSSSNQSSGVEINHTECTLQVQETKLSSYAVGIDNKDSSLIVAMGNSSIGVQRDDNKQGETCVLVDESLSHQMQEDLPIHGKEIDNTKSSSKNFDVNARESVDQDKTSSAKFSSSCTVKSTYSPVEEQDKGCNETHAKLSGISLEINDIDKPRSHETTSSMQSQKHEHGVDTSIATMVEVSNVHSVEESVSKDDGCNKVAFVVEPAASQHSAVSGPEIKQLSESDVMLHERSSIVHQEEGIEVLGIGGNDAVTPAFNGSNEMKQGTAIQSPESHKTLVGKEDVSAESKSSPEAPCATSGSTVLHEVLGNPSEKDKDHKTDDAAGDSGLSIGSIVSRECSEKSVADGMEDSRNIPEPQKEKIDDGGGVHPPLLGESIWTCKKDIVSMQVEAHETGGNVSAHEEESEKLPLDSHKMVLDDVEKEVGSSCPAGPVEVQKTTGSKLDSSVGNYPALNTEVEGKNLAASPVEGNQIVDSREHNPPSSDMEHKDQSREIESEAIKKPSSSASKESLDKDELSPATEIDTDVIAASVAGEIKTSNQSVSLLETSSDNIPGEASKELTKMMDHPANTLVAQNDGIDAAPSKEQIVTETERNITENSSKLSVTSSTVEIDKSNKDAVPSASCSDLSQIEVNKHASPNSINIESFGKTLKRSETSGVNEPCKEDETFTFDTRPLGGQSTEDAGKSLQSFQGLQACKMLTGEGLPAASVCSQTDPIVVKETSHVGSSTPGVCPPSGGVGATSERKSRRGGSRSGKGSLKKGNLVKETSPLKQTEKGDKSSLFSSPLSAGPLMTFETGVKPRGPVAIPTSSLPDLNTSAPSSSFFQQPFTDLQQVQLRAQIFVYGSLIQGAAPDEACMVSAFGMSDGGRNAWERSWRACVERLHAQKSQGNNTGTPVPSRSGAKAPDQNNRQGFPQSDVLSSTAGRPSIKAIPSPVNPAIPLSSPLWNISTPSGEALPPGSMARSAGVDYQAVSPLNPYQTPPIRSYIPHSTWPAQAPPGPFPVPWLASSQSSPFEISTSYPTFPITEPVKLTAVKESPFPITSGIKHAPPIPTTNTGATAVVAGASSLDLKKVKASSGQTGETKTRKRKKSSGSEDVVQVSSATAPLSDAVSAHAVPSQVSNKVPAAEDLSRITFIAQNQVGLVPRPVVGSCYSTSVAVSTPSSFAPKGPPSNQAFPVVTPSISSGQFSKGDLNMDKRAFNAEGFSKVEEAKLQAQEAAAHAATAISHCDGVWSQLELQKSSGLSTDAESKLVSAAAAIAAAASVAKAAAAAAKIAADAAVQAKQMADEVLTKSGTSATTEFDSSFVYNSMNLVNASPTSILKGGERNNAPSLVISAAREAARKRIEAASAATRHAENLEAILKAAELAAEAVAHAGKVVAMGDPFSLTALAEAGPSNYWKVPHVAGIPNSKSNDMSKDKSISSNAEEVPGVYNQHEGPDKDVRVTSHNMSPTQRGSSKDDSNRVTVDENIIPTVKHGEKSSKPHDDRTLSDSAKTTSIVPDPDIESRSNVSSTSMREGSLVEVLNNRGDSKKAWFSASVLSLKDGEALVCYDGLQSDEGSEPLKEWISIQAKDSDAPRIRVPHPMTGVQLEGTRKRRRAAVKDYTWSVGDQVDVWVQDCWREGIIAEKNKRDPTSLSVQFPAQEETLAVKVWHLRPSLVWSEGEWTEWCRTGQDDTQKGDTPAEKRPKLGSTTIEAKGKAKLAKNIDFTEVRGNEEPKLPLSANEKVFSIGSTKEENKLNMARTMRSGLEKEGSRVVFGVPKPGKKRKFMEVSKHYVSDRISKTNVPNDSVKLSKFLIPQGSGSRGFKSTSKDKQVADSKTRPLKSGKPPSIPSRTLERRDDSASTRSNARTASSDHIAKESTSNDENESSEQNIAEVEEAAQGAMVFTSQAPSQEIRKKAVRSTKSERLNQGKLAPASRKSAKEEATEKLISEVSEPRRSNRRIQPTSRLLEGLQSSLIISKIPSSSHDKGHRSHTKATVRGNNNRG; encoded by the exons ATGGACTATAATGACAATGACTATGAAGGCCAGAATCTTCACTTAGCTGGTGAAGAGAGCTCTAAAATTTCTGTTTTGAGACCCTTTGCTCTACCCAAGTTTGATTTTGATGACAGTCTCCACGGGCATTTGAGATTTGACAGTTTAGTTGAAAACGAAGTTTTTCTTGGTATTCCAAGTCAGGAAGACAACCATTGGATTGAAGATTTCTCTCGGGGAGGTAATGGAATAGAGTTCAGCTCCAGTGCAGCAGAATCTTGTGCTTTGCGGAGACATATCAATGTCTGGTCTGAGGCAACATCATCTGAATCTGTTGAAATGTTATTGAAGGCAGTTGGACAGGAAGAAATGGTCCCTGGTGAAAAGATGATTGAGGAATCAGATCCAGGTGAGACAAGACTAATAGAGAATAATTCGAGGGATGCTCATAAAGTTGATGATGTTGACGATGGGATTCCTTCATTACCCCCAGCTGAAGTTGTTGGATTTTCTTCTAGTTCAAATCAATCATCAGGAGTTGAAATCAATCACACTGAATGTACTTTACAGGTTCAGGAGACAAAACTTTCCTCTTATGCAGTAGGTATTGATAACAAAGATAGTAGTTTAATTGTGGCCATGGGAAACTCGAGCATTGGAGTGCAGAGGGATGACAATAAGCAAGGGGAAACTTGTGTTTTGGTGGATGAGTCTCTGTCCCATCAAATGCAAGAAGACCTACCAATTCATGGAAAAGAGATTGACAATACTAAGAGCTCTTCTAAGAATTTTGATGTTAATGCTAGGGAGTCAGTTGACCAGGACAAAACTAGCAGTGCCAAATTTAGTTCAAGTTGTACAGTGAAAAGTACTTACAGTCCTGTTGAGGAGCAGGACAAAGGATGTAATGAAACTCATGCAAAATTGAGTGGGATTTCTCTTGAAATCAATGATATCGATAAGCCTCGTTCTCATGAAACTACTTCAAGTATGCAGTCCCAGAAACACGAGCATGGAGTTGATACTAGCATTGCTACTATGGTGGAAGTATCTAATGTGCATTCGGTAGAAGAGTCGGTATCCAAAGATGATGGGTGTAATAAGGTTGCATTTGTTGTTGAACCTGCAGCAAGTCAACATAGTGCTGTCTCAGGCCCAGAGATTAAGCAGCTGTCTGAAAGTGATGTCATGTTACATGAGAGGTCTTCTATTGTGCATCAGGAAGAAGGTATTGAGGTGCTTGGTATAGGAGGCAATGATGCTGTCACCCCTGCATTCAATGGCAGTAATGAAATGAAGCAGGGTACTGCTATCCAATCACCAGAAAGCCACAAAACTCTTGTTGGAAAGGAAGATGTATCTGCTGAAAGTAAGAGTTCTCCTGAGGCTCCATGTGCTACATCTGGGTCCACTGTGTTACATGAGGTACTAGGCAATCCTTCTGAGAAGGACAAGGACCATAAAACTGATGACGCAGCAGGCGATTCTGGTCTATCAATAGGTTCTATAGTTTCTAGAGAATGTTCTGAGAAATCAGTCGCTGATGGTATGGAAGATTCTCGAAACATTCCTGAACCACAGAAAGAGAAAATAGATGATGGGGGTGGTGTGCACCCTCCGTTACTGGGTGAGAGCATATGGACATGCAAGAAAGATATTGTCTCTATGCAGGTTGAGGCTCACGAAACTGGTGGAAATGTTTCTGCCCATGAGGAAGAAAGCGAGAAGTTGCCTCTTGATTCACATAAGATGGTCCTTGATGATGTTGAAAAAGAAGTTGGATCCAGTTGTCCTGCAGGGCCAGTTGAAGTCCAGAAAACTACTGGATCAAAACTTGATAGTTCTGTTGGGAATTATCCAG CATTGAATACTGAGGTTGAAGGTAAAAACTTGGCAGCATCACCTGTTGAAGGCAATCAAATAGTTGACTCTCGCGAGCATAACCCTCCTTCATCTGATATGGAGCACAAGGACCAGAGTAGAGAAATCGAGTCTGAAGCTATTAAAAAACCAAGTTCTTCAGCTTCAAAGGAGTCACTGGATAAAGATGAGCTTTCCCCTGCTACTGAAATTGATACGGATGTTATTGCTGCTTCTGTAGCTGGAGAAATAAAGACAAGCAATCAATCTGTTTCCCTTTTAGAGACTTCCAGTGACAACATTCCTGGTGAAGCCTCCAAGGAGTTAACTAAAATGATGGATCATCCAGCCAACACTTTAGTAGCTCAAAATGATGGTATTGATGCTGCACCTTCTAAAGAACAAATCGTAACAGAAACAGAAAGAAACATCACagaaaattcttcaaaattgtCAG TTACCAGCAGTACTGTAGAAATTGATAAATCTAACAAGGATGCTGTCCCCAGTGCTAGTTGTTCTGACCTTTCACAAATTGAAGTAAACAAGCATGCTTCTCCTAATAGCATCAACATTGAAAGTTTTGGCAAAACATTAAAAAGATCTGAGACTTCAGGAGTCAATGAGCCATGCAAAGAAGATGAGACCTTTACCTTCGACACCAGGCCTTTGGGAGGTCAATCTACCGAAGATGCTGGCAAGAGTTTGCAATCATTTCAGGGACTTCAAGCTTGTAAAATGCTG ACTGGCGAAGGATTGCCTGCAGCTTCTGTTTGCAGCCAGACAGATCCAATTGTTGTGAAGGAAACTTCTCATGTTGGTTCCTCAACTCCTGGTGTTTGCCCACCATCTGGAGGTGTTGGAGCTACCTCTGAGCGTAAATCAAGACGTGGCGGTAGTAGATCTGGAAAGGGAAGTTTAAAAAAGGGAAATCTAGTAAAAGAAACATCTCCACTGAAGCAGACTGAAAAGGGGGACAAATCATCTCTGTTTTCTAGTCCATTAAGTGCTGGTCCACTCATGACGTTTGAAACTGGCGTGAAGCCAAGAGGGCCTGTTGCAATTCCTACATCCAGCTTGCCTGATCTAAACACTTCCGCTCCCTCATCTTCGTTCTTTCAGCAGCCTTTCACAGATTTGCAACAAGTGCAACTTCGAGCCCAAATCTTTGTTTATGGATCTCTTAT ACAAGGAGCAGCACCTGATGAAGCTTGTATGGTTTCAGCCTTTGGTATGTCTG ATGGAGGCAGGAACGCTTGGGAGCGGTCTTGGCGTGCTTGTGTAGAAAGGCTTCATGCTCAGAAATCCCAGGGTAATAATACTGGGACTCCTGTACCCTCACGTTCTG GTGCTAAAGCTCCAGATCAAAATAATAGACAAGGTTTTCCTCAAAGTGACGTTCTTTCCTCAACAGCTGGTCGGCCAAGTATCAAAGCCATCCCTTCTCCAGTTAACCCTGCGATCCCTCTCTCATCGCCCTTGTGGAACATATCTACTCCATCTGGGGAGGCTCTGCCACCAGGTAGCATGGCTAGAAGTGCTGGGGTTGATTATCAGGCTGTTTCTCCTTTGAATCCTTATCAGACACCACCTATACGGAGTTACATTCCGCATTCAACTTGGCCAGCGCAAGCCCCTCCTGGTCCCTTCCCAGTGCCGTGGCTTGCCTCTTCACAAAGTTCTCCCTTTGAAATCAGTACTAGCTATCCCACATTCCCAATTACAGAACCAGTAAAACTAACAGCAGTTAAAGAATCACCCTTCCCTATTACCTCTGGCATAAAGCATGCTCCTCCTATTCCTACAACTAATACTGGAGCAACTGCTGTGGTAGCTGGGGCTTCTTCACTTGACTTGAAAAAGGTTAAAGCATCATCTGGACAGACTGGTGAGACAAAAACTAGAAAGAGGAAAAAGTCTTCTGGTTCTGAGGATGTTGTACAGGTATCATCTGCCACTGCTCCTCTATCAGATGCTGTCTCTGCTCATGCAGTACCTAGCCAGGTATCTAACAAGGTTCCTGCAGCCGAAGATCTAAGTCGGATCACTTTCATAGCTCAGAATCAAGTAGGATTAGTGCCTAGACCTGTTGTTGGTAGTTGTTATTCTACATCTGTTGCCGTCTCAACACCTTCTAGCTTTGCACCTAAAGGCCCCCCCTCCAACCAAGCTTTTCCTGTGGTAACACCATCAATTTCAAGTGGTCAATTCAGTAAAGGTGATTTAAATATGGATAAAAGGGCTTTCAATGCTGAGGGTTTTAGCAAAGTTGAGGAGGCTAAGTTGCAAGCACAGGAAGCTGCTGCTCATGCTGCTACTGCCATAAGTCACTGTGATGGTGTTTGGAGCCAATTGGAACTGCAAAAAAGTTCTGGCTTGTCAACAGATGCTGAGTCTAAATTGgtgtctgctgctgctgctataGCAGCTGCTGCGTCTGTTGCGAAGGCAGCAGCTGCAGCTGCTAAGATTGCAGCAGATGCTGCAGTGCAAGCAAAACAAATGGCAGATGAAGTATTGACCAAGTCTGGAACTTCCGCTACCACTGAGTTTGATTCTAGTTTTGTATATAATTCCATGAATTTGGTTAATGCGTCGCCTACATCCATCTTAAAGGGTGGCGAGCGAAATAATGCTCCCAGTTTAGTGATATCTGCTGCTAGAGAAGCTGCTAGGAAGAGAATTGAGGCTGCTTCAGCTGCCACCAGGCATGCCGAAAATCTTGAAGCCATTCTCAAGGCAGCTGAATTGGCTGCAGAAGCTGTTGCACATGCTGGAAAAGTTGTTGCTATGGGTGATCCTTTCTCTTTGACTGCTCTAGCGGAAGCGGGGCCAAGTAATTATTGGAAAGTGCCGCATGTAGCTGGTATCCCtaattcaaaatcaaatgacATGAGTAAAGATAAATCTATCAGTAGCAATGCTGAGGAAGTGCCTGGTGTTTATAATCAACATGAGGGACCTGATAAGGATGTACGTGTTACAAGTCATAATATGTCTCCTACTCAAAGAGGGTCATCAAAAGACGACAGTAATCGTGTCACAGTAGATGAGAACATTATACCCACTGTCAAGCATGGGGAGAAAAGTTCTAAACCTCACGATGACAGAACATTATCCGACTCGGCTAAAACTACGTCTATTGTTCCTGATCCAGATATTGAATCAAGATCAAACGTATCATCCACAAGCATGAGAGAGGGTTCTCTTGTTGAG GTTCTTAACAATCGTGGTGATTCAAAGAAGGCCTGGTTCTCAGCTAGTGTACTGAGTTTGAAGGATGGTGAAGCGCTTGTTTGTTATGATGGACTACAATCGGATGAAG GATCTGAGCCACTCAAGGAGTGGATATCGATACAAGCTAAAGATAGTGATGCTCCTAGAATACGTGTTCCCCATCCTATGACTGGTGTGCAACTTGAAGGAACAAGGAAGAGACGCCGTGCTGCTGTCAAAGACTACACTTGGTCTGTTGGAGACCAAGTTGATGTATGGGTGCAGGATTG CTGGCGTGAAGGCATTATCGCGGAAAAGAATAAGAGAGATCCAACTTCATTGAGTGTCCAATTTCCAG CTCAAGAAGAGACATTAGCGGTCAAAGTGTGGCATCTTCGACCGTCTTTAGTTTGGAGTGAAGGCGAATGGACTGAATGGTGCAGAACAGGGCAAGATGACACTCAAAAG GGCGATACACCAGCTGAGAAGCGACCAAAGCTGGGAAGCACCACTATAGAGGCAAAAGGGAAAGCTAAGTTGGCTAAAAACATTGATTTTACAGAAGTCAGGGGAAATGAAGAACCAAAATTGCCTTTGTCTGCTAATGAAAAAGTTTTTAGTATTGGCAGTACGAAGGAGGAGAATAAACTGAACATGGCTCGGACAATGAGGTCTGGTTTGGAGAAAGAAGGATCCAGAGTTGTATTTGGTGTCCCTAAACCTGGGAAGAAGAGAAAATTCATGGAAGTAAGCAAGCATTATGTTTCTGATAGGATCTCCAAGACTAATGTGCCTAATGATTCGGTGAAGTTATCCAAGTTTCTGATACCTCAAGGATCAGGGTCTCGGGGATTCAAAAGCACTTCCAAGGATAAACAAGTAGCTGATTCTAAAACAAGACCACTTAAGTCTGGGAAACCACCAAGTATTCCAAGTAGAACTTTAGAACGGAGAGATGACTCTGCTTCTACACGATCTAATGCACGTACTGCATCATCAGATCATATAGCAAAGGAGTCTACGAGCAATGATGAGAATGAATCATCTGAACAAAACATTGCTGAAGTTGAGGAAGCTGCTCAAGGAGCTATGGTATTCACTTCTCAAGCTCCATCTCAAGAAATCCGTAAGAAAGCAGTGAGGAGTACTAAATCTGAGCGTCTCAACCAAGGGAAACTTGCTCCTGCTAGCAGAAAATCAGCAAAAGAGGAAGCAACTGAAAAGTTAATATCGGAAGTCTCTGAACCCCGCCGTTCAAATCGCCGAATTCAGCCAACATCACGG CTATTGGAAGGCTTGCAAAGTTCGCTGATAATTTCGAAAATCCCATCGTCTTCACATGACAAGGGGCACAGGAGTCACACCAAAGCCACAGTCCGAG GGAATAACAATCGTGGTTGA